TTCACGTCCTTGTCGAGATCAAGGACCAGCGCGTTCAGCGTCAGGCAGAACGGCGTGGGGATTTGGTCCATCCCCTTCAACCCGTCGCCGATGACCTGGTTCATCGTGGCCAGGCTCGCCTCCTGGGGATACTGCTTGACCGAGAGGCTCTTGATGACCCGGCCGTCGAGCACGAGATGCGCGGCCTCCAATCGTAGCGGGCTGTCGGCGAAGATCGTCTGGTCCCGGAGCGGGGCCGTCTCGTCCCAAACTGGTAGTCGTTCGACCGGGTGGCGGGGATTGAGCAGCTCAAAGACGAGCCCGATCAGGCCTTGCGCCGAGAGCTTGCGTGGGTAGAGGTGCATGGACTGCAGAAGTCCCTCGACCTTGGTGAACAGCTCGTTCGCTCGATCGGTCAACGAGCCCGATCCATTGAGATTCGTCGGCACGGTCACGCTCACCAGGAGCCGGAAGTCGCGGACCGGCGCGGGGCCGAGCCCTGCGTCGCCCTCCCCCGAGGCCCGGCCGCGCAGGAGATCGATTCGCTGCTGCGCCATGCGCGAAAACAGCGGGCCGGTCCCACGCGCCTCGCTCCAGAGCGCGAGCAACGACCCCACCGAGGGCGACGCGTAGAGCATCACCTGGATCGCGGTTCCCGGGGGCAGGAAGGTCGCGGCGTAGAGCGCCTCCAACACCTGGATGGTCTCGATCCCGACTCCGCAGCGCGGGAGGCACTCGAAGACCACACCGGCCCCGTGCTCGACCAGAAAGACTCCGGTCTCCGGGTCGTAGGCCTCGTAGGGTAGGAATGAGGAAAGCCGCTCCCGATCGAAGAGCTCCTGGAGCCGCTCACTTCGCCTCATCGCGGCTCCCCGCCTCTTGAGTCGTCGCAGGCACCCCGAACGTCCACGCCCCATGATCCACCACCACGTACACGTACCCCTCCTGGTGCAGGTCGCCCTCGTCATCGATCCAGGGCGCGATCCATACCCGCAGGATCTTGGGGGCTGAGCGGATCGGCGGCTGGCCTTCAGCGAGCGAAGGCGGCGCAGCAGGCTTGGCTGGAGTCGACGGAGCCGTCGCATTCTTCGCCACCTTCGGTGTTGTGGCGCTGCCGAGGGTTGACCGGTACACCTCCGAGATCGGCTTACACGACACCCCCTTGGGCGCGGGACAGCTATAACGGGCGGCGCAACCCGCAAGGACCGCAGCGGCCAGGATCGACACGCACGCCGCCGCAAACCTCATGACGACTGTTCCTCTTTGCCACGGCCAGCCATCTCTTGCTTGGCTTCGATGTGCAGGTACCAGGCCGGTCCCGCGATGGGCATCAGAAGTAAGACGAAATACAACAGGTCATGGGTCATTGCGTCACAGCTCCTTCGTGGATGGTGGACAGATCCGTCAGCGATTGGTGTTGGGAACTCCTGAAGGGGTCGCACCGACCAGCCGCGCCAGTTCTGCGGCCGAGCGGTATCCCTCGATCCAGCGCCCGTCGTCGAGCACGATGGTCGGCGTGGCCCGCACCCCGAGCCGCGTCCCTAGGGTGACGGTACGGTCAATTGGATGTTCGCAGTCGCGCGCGGGAACCACCTGCCCGCCCAGCGCCGCGTCGAGCGCGGCAATCCGGTTCTCGCTGCA
The DNA window shown above is from Nitrospirota bacterium and carries:
- the traV gene encoding type IV conjugative transfer system lipoprotein TraV, translated to MRFAAACVSILAAAVLAGCAARYSCPAPKGVSCKPISEVYRSTLGSATTPKVAKNATAPSTPAKPAAPPSLAEGQPPIRSAPKILRVWIAPWIDDEGDLHQEGYVYVVVDHGAWTFGVPATTQEAGSRDEAK